Proteins encoded together in one Qingshengfaniella alkalisoli window:
- a CDS encoding TAXI family TRAP transporter solute-binding subunit, producing MLSRGIFGVTVSAALFTATAITAQTYFVVGTGGVTGVYYPTGGAICRLVNRTSDETGLKCAVEPSSGSIANIQAIRSGTMEFGVVQSDWQYHAVEGDSVFQNDGPFSQLRSVMSLHPEPFTVLARADADASVFEDLKGKRVNIGSPGSGQRNTTEILLDALGWTTDDFGTAIERQAVEQSAVLCGDVIDATVYVVGHPSGAVQEATTACDSRLVSVSGEVVDELVEAFPFYREAVIPGGLYRGNADDVPTFGVGATLVTSTDVPVQVVYDLTKAIFDNLDDFRMLHPALANLSETEMVEAGLSAPLHDGALRYYRERGWVQ from the coding sequence ATGTTGAGCAGGGGGATATTCGGCGTGACTGTGTCGGCTGCGTTGTTCACGGCAACGGCGATCACGGCACAAACCTATTTCGTTGTCGGAACGGGTGGTGTGACAGGTGTCTACTATCCGACGGGCGGCGCGATCTGCAGGCTGGTCAACCGGACGTCGGATGAGACAGGCCTGAAATGCGCGGTGGAGCCGTCCAGCGGGTCGATTGCGAATATTCAGGCCATCCGCAGCGGCACCATGGAATTCGGCGTTGTTCAGTCCGACTGGCAATACCACGCGGTCGAAGGTGACTCGGTATTTCAGAATGACGGTCCGTTTTCTCAACTGCGTTCGGTTATGTCCTTGCATCCCGAACCGTTCACGGTACTGGCGCGCGCCGATGCGGATGCGTCGGTATTCGAGGATTTGAAGGGAAAGCGCGTCAACATCGGCAGCCCCGGGTCCGGGCAGAGAAACACCACGGAGATTCTTCTGGATGCCTTGGGTTGGACGACGGACGATTTCGGCACGGCGATAGAACGTCAGGCGGTCGAGCAGTCTGCGGTGCTCTGCGGGGACGTGATCGACGCAACGGTCTATGTGGTGGGGCACCCGTCGGGTGCTGTGCAAGAAGCCACGACAGCCTGTGACAGCCGTCTGGTCAGCGTCAGCGGTGAGGTGGTCGATGAACTGGTGGAGGCGTTCCCGTTCTACCGCGAGGCGGTCATTCCGGGCGGGTTGTATCGGGGGAATGCCGACGATGTGCCCACGTTCGGTGTTGGTGCTACGCTTGTGACATCGACGGATGTTCCGGTGCAGGTCGTTTACGATCTGACCAAGGCGATCTTCGACAATCTGGATGATTTCCGCATGCTGCACCCGGCGCTGGCCAACCTGTCCGAGACCGAAATGGTCGAAGCTGGCCTGTCTGCGCCGCTGCATGACGGTGCGTTGCGGTATTACCGCGAGCGTGGCTGGGTCCAATAG
- a CDS encoding 3-keto-5-aminohexanoate cleavage protein, translated as MTTPSLPRLMIAPNGPRLSKLDHPALPISLDEIIATAQACHAEGADGLHLHLRSERGGHLLDTGLYREALAELHLKIPEIQIQITTESAGLYGPVHQMSVALGVGHKLVMVPLREMLVDNDDRAARAFYETCAERGIAIQHSLYEPSELDLLKELLPQKRFYSQSLQLLYVLGSHTGRVGNKSELSRFVIRASQLGMAPDWGVCSFGVNETRCLTIAHRAGGKLRVGFENNIRHRGGAIARDNADRVAEVIAHAMRQPFPA; from the coding sequence ATGACGACACCGAGTCTGCCGCGGCTGATGATTGCGCCGAACGGTCCCAGACTTTCGAAGCTGGATCACCCTGCGCTGCCCATTTCACTCGATGAGATTATCGCGACAGCGCAAGCATGCCACGCCGAAGGCGCGGACGGCCTGCATCTACATTTGCGAAGCGAACGTGGTGGCCACCTCCTCGACACCGGACTTTACCGCGAGGCCCTGGCAGAGTTGCACCTGAAGATTCCCGAAATCCAGATCCAGATAACAACTGAATCTGCCGGACTCTACGGCCCCGTTCACCAGATGTCGGTCGCCCTAGGTGTAGGTCATAAACTGGTTATGGTCCCACTGCGCGAAATGCTGGTGGATAATGACGACCGCGCTGCCCGTGCATTCTATGAAACCTGTGCGGAACGTGGGATTGCCATCCAGCACAGCCTGTATGAGCCGTCAGAACTTGATCTGCTCAAGGAACTGCTGCCGCAAAAACGCTTCTACAGCCAATCACTGCAACTGCTTTACGTGCTGGGAAGTCACACGGGCCGGGTTGGGAACAAGAGCGAGCTTAGCCGCTTCGTCATCCGGGCAAGCCAACTGGGCATGGCACCGGATTGGGGCGTCTGCTCTTTCGGGGTAAATGAAACACGTTGCCTGACAATCGCGCATCGCGCAGGCGGCAAACTGCGCGTGGGGTTCGAAAACAACATCCGCCATCGTGGCGGGGCAATCGCCAGGGACAATGCCGATCGCGTTGCCGAGGTCATCGCTCACGCAATGAGGCAGCCATTTCCGGCCTAG
- a CDS encoding CAP domain-containing protein: protein MPTIPRYAILSACLFLTACIVPVPIIVPVDAPDNCSRPLAATKQIDRSKLAVDYYEPTANDGLSAEERRLYDLIMDYRQSIGLPTIPLSKSLTLVAGRHAEDTQKNLMPSGGPKRGTNFHSWSDMDYYPDHRNAKLMWQAPRRLGTPYCGNGYEISAWGYTDVEGVFRMWASSSTHRQLIANTDGFRSKNWQAIGVGIARGGPNGASVYHVWFGEQRDPAGRP from the coding sequence ATGCCGACAATTCCAAGATACGCGATACTATCCGCCTGTCTCTTTCTAACTGCCTGCATCGTCCCCGTTCCGATCATTGTGCCTGTCGACGCGCCAGACAATTGCAGTCGCCCCTTGGCCGCGACCAAGCAGATCGACCGATCAAAGCTGGCGGTGGATTACTACGAGCCCACGGCGAATGATGGTTTGAGCGCCGAAGAACGCCGGCTCTATGATCTGATCATGGATTACCGCCAATCCATCGGCTTGCCGACGATCCCCTTGTCGAAAAGCCTGACGCTGGTTGCGGGTCGGCATGCGGAAGATACGCAAAAGAACCTGATGCCGAGCGGTGGTCCCAAGCGTGGGACGAATTTCCACAGTTGGAGCGATATGGATTACTATCCCGATCACCGCAACGCCAAGCTGATGTGGCAGGCACCTCGGCGGCTGGGGACACCTTATTGCGGTAATGGCTACGAGATTTCAGCGTGGGGATACACGGATGTCGAGGGTGTGTTCCGGATGTGGGCCAGCTCGTCCACGCACCGGCAACTGATCGCGAACACGGACGGGTTTCGGTCGAAGAACTGGCAGGCCATCGGGGTCGGAATCGCTCGGGGTGGGCCCAACGGTGCGTCTGTCTATCACGTCTGGTTCGGCGAGCAGCGCGACCCGGCCGGCCGGCCCTAG
- the uvrC gene encoding excinuclease ABC subunit UvrC — MTSPVSETPPQGFACIQSYLKTLDSSPGVYRMLDAQNRVLYVGKARNLKARVSSYARPTGHTHRIARMISETTSMMFLTTRTETEALLLEQNLIKQLKPRYNVLLRDDKSFPHILIAKHHAYPQIVKHRGKKADRGSYFGPFASAGAVNRTLNQLQKVFLLRNCSDSVFESRTRPCLQYQIKRCCAPCVDYVSKDEYAQLVTDAERFLSGRSTNIQAELAEQMEDASNALEFERAAALRDRIKALTQVQTSQGINPRGVAEADVVALHMDGGQACVQVFFIRANQNWGNRDYYPRVSGEVSHAEVLEAFLGQFYDGKHPPRMVLLSHAIENDDLMADALRQKAGHKVDILMPQRGEKAELVAGALRNARESLARKMSEEATQGKLLDGLAEAFDLEKAPERIEVYDNSHIQGTNAVGGMIVAGREGFLKNQYRKFNIRGTDLTPGDDFGMMKEVLSRRFKRLVNDDPDREKGIWPDLLLIDGGAGQVSAVAEIMSEYGVEDIPMIGVAKGVDRDHGKEEFYRVGKRPMALRRNDPVLYYIQRLRDEAHRYAIGAHRSKRAKGVGANPLDDVAGIGAARKRSLLAHFGSAKAVTRANLADLKAVDGISAGLAEKIYNHFHHSD; from the coding sequence ATGACCAGTCCCGTTTCGGAAACACCGCCCCAAGGGTTTGCCTGTATCCAGAGCTATCTGAAGACGCTCGACAGCTCGCCGGGTGTCTATCGGATGCTGGATGCTCAGAATCGCGTGCTGTATGTGGGCAAGGCGCGGAACCTGAAGGCGCGGGTTTCAAGCTATGCGCGCCCCACCGGGCACACGCATCGTATTGCGCGAATGATTTCCGAAACCACGTCGATGATGTTTCTGACAACGCGGACGGAGACCGAAGCGTTGCTGCTGGAACAGAACCTCATTAAGCAGCTCAAGCCGCGCTACAACGTGCTGCTGCGCGATGACAAGAGCTTCCCGCATATCCTGATCGCCAAGCATCACGCCTATCCGCAAATCGTGAAGCATAGGGGCAAGAAGGCTGATAGGGGCAGCTATTTCGGGCCGTTTGCCAGTGCTGGCGCGGTTAACAGGACTCTGAACCAACTGCAGAAGGTGTTCCTGCTGAGGAACTGCTCGGATTCAGTGTTTGAAAGTCGCACCCGCCCCTGTCTGCAGTATCAGATCAAGCGGTGTTGTGCCCCCTGCGTGGATTACGTGTCAAAAGACGAATACGCCCAGCTTGTAACCGATGCGGAACGGTTCTTGTCGGGTCGATCAACAAACATTCAGGCGGAACTGGCCGAGCAGATGGAGGACGCCTCCAATGCGCTCGAATTTGAGCGTGCTGCCGCGCTGCGCGATCGCATCAAGGCTCTGACCCAAGTGCAGACGTCGCAGGGGATCAATCCGCGTGGTGTGGCTGAGGCTGATGTCGTTGCGCTCCATATGGATGGCGGTCAGGCTTGCGTTCAGGTTTTCTTCATTCGCGCCAATCAGAACTGGGGAAACCGCGACTACTACCCGCGTGTCAGCGGTGAGGTCAGCCATGCCGAAGTGTTGGAGGCGTTTCTCGGGCAGTTCTACGACGGCAAGCATCCTCCGCGTATGGTTCTGCTGTCGCATGCTATCGAAAATGACGACTTGATGGCGGACGCGCTGCGGCAGAAAGCGGGGCACAAGGTCGACATTCTGATGCCACAGCGGGGCGAGAAAGCTGAACTTGTGGCCGGTGCGCTGCGCAATGCCCGTGAAAGCCTTGCCCGAAAAATGTCCGAAGAGGCGACGCAGGGAAAATTGCTGGACGGGCTGGCCGAGGCATTCGATCTGGAGAAAGCACCCGAACGGATCGAGGTTTACGACAACTCACACATTCAGGGCACAAATGCGGTGGGTGGTATGATCGTTGCGGGGCGGGAAGGTTTTCTGAAGAACCAGTACCGCAAGTTCAACATTCGTGGCACCGATCTGACACCCGGTGACGACTTTGGCATGATGAAGGAGGTGCTCAGCCGTCGCTTCAAACGCCTCGTAAATGACGATCCGGACCGCGAAAAAGGAATCTGGCCGGACCTGTTGTTGATCGATGGCGGCGCAGGTCAGGTAAGCGCCGTAGCGGAGATCATGAGCGAATACGGTGTAGAAGACATTCCCATGATCGGTGTCGCGAAGGGTGTTGACCGCGATCACGGCAAAGAAGAATTCTATCGCGTCGGTAAGCGCCCGATGGCGCTGCGGCGAAACGATCCGGTGCTGTACTACATCCAGCGCTTGCGGGATGAAGCGCACCGTTATGCCATCGGTGCCCATCGTAGCAAGCGGGCGAAAGGTGTCGGGGCGAACCCGTTGGACGACGTGGCGGGCATAGGCGCGGCGAGAAAGCGGTCGTTACTGGCGCATTTCGGGTCAGCAAAGGCCGTCACACGCGCCAATCTGGCCGATCTGAAGGCCGTGGATGGTATTTCAGCGGGCTTGGCGGAGAAAATCTACAATCACTTCCATCACAGCGATTGA
- a CDS encoding SDR family oxidoreductase — protein sequence MAHRFALVTGAARRLGREMALTLAREGCDVAVHYASSEEDAQELVAAIEGLGRRAIALKADLLNEEETQVLVERASTALGGSLDVLVNNASIFEYDNIETATRRSWDRHFESNLRAPFVLTQQFARQVPEPQADLNGEPVASGLIVQMVDQRVNKLTPEFTTYTLAKAGLWTLTQTAAQALAPRVRVNAIGPGPTMQGARQSRAHFTAQRAATILNRGANPEEIAAALRYFLSAKSVTGQLICVDGGQHLAWETPDIIGVE from the coding sequence ATGGCCCACCGTTTCGCGCTTGTGACCGGAGCAGCCCGTCGATTGGGGCGCGAAATGGCACTGACGCTTGCGCGGGAGGGCTGCGATGTTGCCGTGCACTACGCGTCGTCGGAAGAGGATGCGCAAGAGCTCGTTGCCGCAATCGAAGGGCTAGGGCGCCGCGCCATTGCCTTGAAGGCGGATTTGTTGAACGAGGAAGAGACACAGGTGCTGGTTGAGCGCGCATCGACGGCGCTCGGTGGGTCGCTTGATGTTCTGGTCAACAATGCTTCGATTTTTGAATACGACAACATTGAAACGGCCACGCGCCGGTCGTGGGACCGGCATTTCGAAAGCAATCTGCGTGCACCGTTCGTTTTGACGCAACAGTTCGCGCGGCAGGTGCCTGAGCCTCAGGCCGATTTGAATGGTGAGCCCGTTGCCAGCGGTCTGATCGTGCAGATGGTCGATCAGCGTGTGAACAAGCTGACGCCTGAATTCACAACCTACACGCTTGCGAAGGCGGGGCTCTGGACACTGACCCAAACAGCTGCACAGGCGCTTGCACCGCGCGTTCGCGTCAATGCGATCGGTCCGGGACCAACGATGCAGGGCGCACGACAGTCGCGCGCGCACTTCACCGCGCAGCGGGCTGCAACCATCCTTAATCGAGGCGCAAACCCGGAAGAGATTGCAGCGGCGCTGCGGTATTTTTTGTCCGCGAAGTCTGTGACCGGGCAACTTATTTGCGTCGATGGCGGACAGCACCTGGCATGGGAAACACCCGACATCATTGGGGTGGAATGA
- a CDS encoding calcium/sodium antiporter, which produces MDWLIAGAGLTLLIIAGDFLVKGAVNLSLRLGIPAMIVSLTVVAFGTSAPELLISIDAVRKNLPGIALGNVVGSNTANILLVLGIPAMLAGLNTGRCNTRESYVTMVVVSVLFVGLCFTGSLNWMTGIFMLVIFAFLLGKQIHDARAHRRQAKMQGAPEGADPGMSWGKIALFIVVGLIGLPVGADLLVESSVRIARNFGISETVIGLTLVAVGTSLPELATTVAAAFRRNADVALGNVIGSNVFNLIAILGIASLFGTIPVPPEFLRTDLWVMLGSSLLLIPFVFMGWNMKRLAGIVLTGAYIAYLYILLG; this is translated from the coding sequence ATGGATTGGCTGATCGCCGGTGCGGGGCTGACGTTGCTCATCATTGCTGGAGATTTTCTGGTAAAGGGGGCTGTAAATCTAAGCCTTCGTCTTGGTATCCCAGCCATGATCGTCAGTTTGACGGTTGTGGCATTTGGCACATCCGCGCCCGAATTGTTGATCTCGATCGATGCCGTGCGCAAGAACCTTCCAGGGATTGCTCTGGGTAATGTTGTTGGGTCGAACACGGCAAACATCCTTTTGGTGCTCGGTATCCCGGCCATGTTGGCCGGGCTAAACACAGGACGATGCAACACACGCGAAAGCTATGTGACCATGGTGGTCGTGTCAGTGCTGTTTGTCGGGTTGTGCTTCACGGGCTCGCTGAACTGGATGACAGGCATCTTCATGCTGGTCATTTTCGCGTTCCTTCTTGGCAAGCAGATACATGATGCACGTGCGCACAGGCGTCAGGCCAAGATGCAGGGGGCGCCGGAAGGCGCGGATCCCGGCATGTCGTGGGGCAAGATTGCTCTCTTTATCGTTGTTGGCCTGATCGGTCTGCCGGTAGGTGCAGATCTCCTGGTGGAAAGTTCCGTCCGGATCGCGCGCAATTTCGGCATCAGTGAAACGGTGATTGGCCTGACGCTGGTTGCTGTCGGAACATCGCTGCCGGAACTGGCAACCACGGTAGCCGCTGCTTTCAGGCGCAACGCCGATGTTGCGCTCGGGAATGTGATCGGGTCGAATGTGTTCAATCTGATCGCTATACTCGGTATCGCCAGTCTGTTCGGAACCATCCCGGTACCGCCAGAATTCCTGAGAACAGATTTGTGGGTAATGCTTGGCAGCAGCTTGCTGTTGATCCCCTTTGTTTTCATGGGCTGGAACATGAAGCGGCTCGCAGGCATAGTTCTGACCGGCGCCTATATCGCCTATTTGTATATTCTGCTTGGATAG
- a CDS encoding S49 family peptidase, translating to MEIRFPFKRKHPVVSVLRLQGVIASQARSGSSLNDATLAPLIEKAFTKGKPSAVALSINSPGGSPVQSSLIAARIRRMAEEKNIPVIAFVEDVAASGGYWLATAADEIFVDGCSIVGSIGVISAGFGAHEFITRHGIERRVHTAGKSKSILDPFRPEKPEDIERLNTILADMHDRFKEQVTKRRGAKLSKAEELFDGSFWLGGKALELGLVDSVGHLQPVMKERFGEKIRFNRFGPRKGLLSRFGVGLLHDAADVIEERASFARFGL from the coding sequence ATGGAGATCAGGTTCCCGTTCAAGCGAAAGCACCCCGTCGTTTCTGTTCTGCGATTGCAAGGTGTTATCGCCTCGCAAGCCCGCAGCGGTTCATCTTTGAATGACGCGACCCTCGCGCCGCTGATCGAGAAGGCCTTCACCAAAGGCAAGCCCTCTGCCGTAGCGCTGTCGATCAATTCGCCTGGCGGCAGTCCAGTCCAGTCCTCCTTGATCGCTGCGCGCATCCGCAGGATGGCAGAGGAAAAGAACATCCCCGTCATCGCCTTCGTGGAAGACGTGGCTGCATCCGGTGGCTATTGGCTGGCGACTGCAGCGGATGAGATTTTCGTCGATGGTTGTTCGATTGTCGGCTCCATAGGCGTGATCTCGGCGGGTTTCGGGGCGCACGAGTTCATCACCCGCCACGGCATCGAACGGCGCGTTCACACCGCCGGTAAGTCCAAGAGTATTCTGGACCCGTTCCGTCCGGAAAAGCCCGAAGATATCGAACGGCTGAACACAATCCTTGCTGACATGCACGACCGTTTCAAAGAGCAGGTTACGAAGCGGCGTGGAGCGAAACTGTCGAAGGCCGAAGAGTTGTTCGATGGCAGCTTCTGGCTCGGCGGCAAGGCGCTTGAGTTGGGGCTTGTGGACAGCGTCGGACATCTGCAACCGGTAATGAAAGAGCGATTCGGCGAAAAGATCCGCTTCAACCGCTTCGGTCCCAGAAAAGGGCTCTTGTCCAGATTCGGCGTTGGCCTTCTGCATGACGCAGCGGATGTGATCGAGGAACGTGCCAGCTTCGCGCGTTTCGGGCTGTAG
- a CDS encoding spike base protein, RCAP_Rcc01079 family: MNGCCVPVHSAHGPAGICQAASGGFCTEYVCGRCHEGQISPGKPIVPDDAQPLPQLPRAFYVGGTGDVAVEMFDGQTLTLANMQGGLTIRSLCAGCWPAARPVALW; encoded by the coding sequence GTGAATGGCTGTTGCGTTCCTGTCCACAGTGCGCACGGACCGGCAGGGATCTGTCAAGCGGCATCGGGCGGATTTTGCACGGAATATGTGTGTGGTAGATGTCATGAAGGACAAATTTCACCCGGCAAGCCGATCGTTCCCGATGATGCTCAACCGTTGCCGCAGTTGCCGCGTGCCTTTTATGTCGGCGGAACAGGCGATGTTGCAGTTGAGATGTTCGATGGTCAGACTCTGACCCTTGCCAATATGCAGGGCGGGCTAACTATCCGGTCCCTGTGCGCAGGGTGCTGGCCAGCAGCACGACCGGTTGCTCTCTGGTAG
- a CDS encoding CpsD/CapB family tyrosine-protein kinase codes for MERLQDAMNRARQKRSGKLREPAVKRQPRNQEISGRALPRAVSDRWAALPELAVDPKVMEANRIVTYFGRQESSPFDMMRTKIVQQARANNWRRIAVTSPTPGCGKSTLVANLAFSLARQTDIRTIVIETDMRRPMLSKLIGSTEKHVFARVLTGQDAIADHLVSYGGNVAFGTNDIPSGNSSELLQSGAAQDALRRIEKDYEPDLIIFDTSPLMVSDDTIGFLEHVDATVLVAAAETTSVEQVDVAEAEIAEVTQVLGVVLNKCRYSSGGYGYDYGYY; via the coding sequence ATGGAACGTCTTCAAGATGCGATGAACCGGGCCCGCCAGAAGCGCAGTGGTAAACTGCGGGAACCCGCGGTCAAGCGGCAACCAAGAAATCAGGAAATATCCGGCCGTGCCTTGCCTCGTGCTGTGTCGGATCGCTGGGCAGCATTGCCGGAGCTCGCAGTCGATCCCAAGGTAATGGAAGCAAACCGGATCGTTACATATTTTGGGCGTCAGGAATCTTCGCCCTTCGACATGATGCGGACAAAAATCGTGCAGCAGGCCCGTGCGAACAACTGGCGGCGTATTGCTGTAACATCGCCGACCCCGGGTTGCGGGAAGTCGACGCTTGTGGCGAATCTCGCATTCAGCCTCGCGCGGCAGACGGACATACGTACTATAGTGATCGAAACCGATATGCGCCGTCCGATGCTCTCAAAGCTGATCGGGTCAACAGAAAAGCATGTTTTTGCACGGGTGCTGACGGGTCAGGACGCGATTGCAGACCATCTGGTAAGCTATGGTGGAAATGTGGCATTTGGCACGAACGACATTCCTAGCGGGAATTCGTCAGAGTTGTTGCAAAGCGGGGCGGCGCAGGACGCGTTGCGAAGGATTGAAAAGGATTACGAGCCCGATCTCATCATCTTCGACACATCGCCCCTTATGGTCAGTGACGACACCATCGGATTTCTCGAGCACGTAGATGCAACCGTGCTGGTGGCAGCAGCGGAAACGACCTCGGTCGAGCAGGTGGATGTTGCCGAGGCAGAGATCGCCGAGGTTACTCAAGTGCTGGGCGTTGTGCTGAACAAGTGCCGTTATTCATCCGGCGGCTATGGATACGACTACGGATATTACTGA
- a CDS encoding GumC family protein, whose amino-acid sequence MNFDLNYYTSIFWRRFPYFIAVVSLFTCLGFVTAMVLPPEYEANARLLVESPQIPDELASSTVRTNPQEQLQIIEQRLMTRANLLEIARELDVFESSSETGSPASATEIVDSMRARTRFQRQSGRDAATLLGISFRASSATAAAAVANELVTRVLQSNVEMRTNQAASTLDFFRQEVNRLSAELNTKSDEILAFKSAHAQALPQDESYLRDRQSSVSSTLGQIDREMGILNDQKVRLIEIFEQTGRLSVDESQLSPEERALNAARSQLDEALLVYSANHPRVKMLEARIGQLEQQFESSGASSSDGKRTLLDAQVAEIDTRLDALRDLKETNEAELTRINGLLAELPKNGIELEALERDYENIQLRYNSASARLSQAETGERIEATSQGQRITVIEQATVPTTPTKPNRAAIAAAGVGAGIAAGLGLILLLELLNKAIRRPIELTDKLGITPIAVLPYVPTSAETSRKRWSSLVIAAVLLLLLPVALFMIHSYVFPLDELIEKALNKFGFSLLGS is encoded by the coding sequence ATGAATTTTGATCTGAACTATTACACGTCGATCTTCTGGCGGCGGTTCCCATACTTCATCGCTGTCGTATCCTTGTTCACGTGCCTTGGATTTGTGACAGCGATGGTCCTGCCGCCGGAATATGAGGCCAACGCGCGTTTACTTGTGGAATCCCCCCAGATTCCAGATGAACTTGCCAGTTCGACCGTGCGAACCAATCCGCAGGAGCAGCTTCAGATCATTGAACAGCGGCTGATGACGCGTGCGAACCTTCTGGAAATTGCCCGTGAACTGGATGTGTTCGAAAGCAGTTCAGAAACCGGGTCGCCGGCCTCCGCAACTGAAATCGTGGACAGCATGCGTGCACGCACTCGGTTCCAACGGCAATCCGGACGTGACGCGGCGACGTTGCTAGGCATTTCCTTTCGCGCTTCGTCAGCAACGGCTGCTGCGGCGGTTGCAAACGAGCTTGTTACTCGTGTCCTTCAATCAAATGTGGAAATGCGCACGAACCAGGCTGCGTCGACCCTCGATTTCTTTCGACAGGAAGTGAACCGTCTGAGCGCCGAACTTAACACCAAGTCCGATGAGATCCTGGCCTTCAAAAGTGCCCACGCTCAAGCGCTACCTCAGGATGAGTCGTATCTTCGTGATCGGCAATCCAGCGTGTCCAGCACCCTGGGGCAGATCGACCGGGAAATGGGCATTCTGAACGACCAGAAAGTTAGGCTGATCGAGATATTCGAACAGACGGGCCGGCTAAGCGTGGACGAATCTCAACTTTCGCCCGAGGAACGCGCGCTTAATGCGGCACGCTCACAACTGGATGAGGCATTGCTGGTCTACTCTGCGAATCATCCACGCGTGAAGATGCTGGAGGCTCGGATCGGTCAACTCGAACAACAGTTCGAAAGCAGCGGCGCCTCGTCATCGGATGGCAAACGCACACTGCTTGACGCACAGGTCGCGGAAATCGACACGCGGCTGGATGCCTTGCGGGATTTGAAAGAAACGAATGAAGCAGAACTCACCCGCATTAACGGGCTGCTAGCGGAGCTTCCGAAGAACGGTATTGAGCTGGAGGCACTGGAGCGGGATTACGAGAATATCCAGCTGCGGTACAATTCTGCCAGTGCGCGTTTGTCGCAGGCGGAAACCGGAGAGCGGATTGAGGCGACGTCACAAGGCCAGCGTATCACCGTAATCGAGCAGGCGACGGTGCCTACAACTCCGACCAAACCGAACCGCGCAGCAATCGCCGCAGCGGGCGTCGGTGCCGGGATCGCGGCGGGGCTGGGTCTTATTCTGCTGCTCGAGCTTCTGAACAAAGCGATTCGGCGGCCTATCGAACTGACCGACAAGCTGGGTATCACCCCGATCGCTGTGCTGCCCTATGTTCCGACCTCTGCAGAAACCAGTCGCAAACGCTGGAGTTCTTTGGTGATAGCTGCTGTGTTACTCCTGTTGTTACCTGTGGCGTTGTTCATGATCCATTCCTATGTATTCCCATTGGATGAGTTGATTGAGAAAGCGCTCAACAAGTTCGGCTTTTCGTTGCTCGGATCGTGA